From Wolbachia endosymbiont (group A) of Longitarsus flavicornis, the proteins below share one genomic window:
- the mdh gene encoding malate dehydrogenase: MTVQRKKISLIGAGNIGGTLAHMIALRELGNVVLLDISDGIPQGKALDIAESSSIDGFDVNLVGINKYEDIKDSDAIIITAGIARKPGMSRDDLLQTNAKVMKEVGENIKKYSPNAFVIVVTNPLDAMVSVVHKFSNLSANMVVGMAGVLDSARFRYFLASELNISVKDVSAFVLGGHGDTMVPLIHCASVAGIPLTQIIDMGLITQKKVDEIVERTRNGGKEIVDLLKSGSAYYAPASSAICMLESYLKDKRRILPCAAYLNGEYGVKDLFIGVPVIIGKNGIEKILEVKMNDSEREMFDKSVNAVKELVKSLSL; this comes from the coding sequence ATGACAGTACAAAGAAAAAAAATATCTTTAATCGGTGCAGGAAATATCGGTGGAACTCTTGCCCATATGATTGCACTAAGGGAGCTCGGCAATGTTGTTTTACTTGATATTAGTGATGGAATACCACAAGGTAAAGCACTCGACATAGCAGAATCATCTTCCATTGATGGGTTTGATGTTAACTTAGTTGGTATAAATAAGTATGAAGACATAAAAGACTCTGATGCAATCATCATAACAGCAGGCATTGCTAGAAAACCTGGAATGAGCAGGGATGACCTCCTGCAAACCAATGCTAAAGTAATGAAGGAGGTTGGCGAAAATATTAAAAAATATTCTCCAAACGCGTTTGTAATAGTGGTTACCAACCCTCTGGATGCCATGGTTTCAGTGGTGCATAAATTTTCAAACCTTTCAGCTAATATGGTTGTTGGAATGGCAGGAGTGCTTGATTCTGCCCGTTTTCGTTATTTTCTTGCAAGTGAACTAAATATTTCAGTTAAAGATGTGTCTGCTTTTGTGCTCGGTGGACATGGCGACACTATGGTACCACTCATTCACTGTGCCTCTGTTGCTGGCATTCCACTTACCCAAATTATCGATATGGGTCTCATTACGCAGAAAAAAGTCGATGAAATAGTTGAACGCACTCGCAATGGCGGTAAAGAAATAGTTGATCTGCTTAAGTCTGGATCTGCATACTACGCTCCTGCATCTTCAGCTATATGCATGTTAGAGTCATATTTAAAAGATAAAAGGCGTATATTACCATGTGCTGCTTACCTTAATGGTGAATATGGTGTAAAAGATTTGTTTATTGGTGTTCCTGTAATTATTGGAAAAAACGGAATTGAAAAGATCCTAGAAGTTAAAATGAATGATAGTGAACGAGAAATGTTCGATAAATCTGTGAATGCAGTAAAAGAGCTAGTGAAGTCTTTAAGCTTATAA
- a CDS encoding complex I NDUFA9 subunit family protein: MTKRVIIFGGTGFIGKHIVRRLAAEGYLIKIFTRNQEKAACLKLCGNLGQISIFKGDFFDEKSVLEGMEECDVAINLVGILYEAKKHDFYAVHVKIAERIAKAAKMKNVPMMIHFSAMGIENSKLSKYAQSKLEGEKAVTSAFQEAIIIRPSLVFGKEDNFFNKFARLATILPFLPLIGNGTTKFQPICVTDLAEVVYRIISFNKQDKKIYNMGGPKVYSFKSLLKFILNVTNRKCLLINVSFPMAKLIAFFLENKIISMLLKPITGDTNPVLTQDQVKVMMNSSIERSADLETMKVRPLAIENVVPEYLKIYRKY, translated from the coding sequence GTGACAAAACGTGTAATTATTTTTGGTGGAACGGGGTTTATAGGGAAACACATCGTAAGACGCTTGGCAGCAGAAGGATATTTAATAAAGATATTCACTCGTAATCAGGAAAAAGCTGCTTGTTTAAAATTGTGTGGCAATTTGGGACAAATATCAATATTTAAAGGCGATTTTTTTGATGAAAAATCAGTTCTGGAGGGTATGGAAGAATGTGATGTAGCCATAAACTTAGTGGGAATATTATATGAAGCAAAAAAGCACGATTTTTACGCTGTTCACGTTAAAATAGCTGAAAGGATAGCAAAAGCTGCAAAAATGAAAAATGTACCTATGATGATACATTTTTCTGCTATGGGAATAGAAAATAGCAAGTTGTCAAAATATGCTCAAAGTAAATTGGAAGGTGAAAAAGCTGTAACTTCAGCATTTCAAGAAGCAATAATAATTAGGCCAAGCCTTGTATTTGGTAAGGAAGATAACTTCTTTAATAAATTTGCAAGATTAGCAACTATTCTTCCTTTCTTACCACTAATTGGCAATGGAACGACTAAATTTCAGCCCATATGTGTAACAGACTTAGCTGAAGTGGTATATCGTATTATCAGTTTTAATAAGCAAGACAAGAAAATTTATAACATGGGCGGACCAAAGGTTTACTCTTTCAAAAGCTTATTGAAGTTTATTCTGAATGTTACTAACAGAAAGTGCTTGTTGATCAATGTATCTTTTCCAATGGCAAAGTTAATAGCTTTCTTTTTAGAAAATAAAATTATTTCTATGCTGCTAAAACCAATAACCGGAGATACGAACCCTGTGCTTACTCAAGATCAGGTGAAAGTTATGATGAATAGTTCAATCGAAAGGTCAGCTGACCTTGAAACAATGAAGGTTCGACCATTAGCAATTGAAAATGTGGTACCAGAGTACTTAAAGATTTATAGAAAGTATTGA
- a CDS encoding UDP-N-acetylmuramoyl-tripeptide--D-alanyl-D-alanine ligase, which produces MFKWSTNNIIDATGGRDVNGCNWIHSSNISTDTRSIKKGDLFIALKGRNFDGHNFLHEAFLKGAVAAIVSEGKYKNFPLIIVQDTLKALHDMASYYIRNVLIDAKVIAVTGSVGKTTTKDMLHTVLSQYGVSHANEGNLNNNIGLPLTILKAPKNCQYLILEMGMNKAGEIKKLSKISNPNIAVITNIEPAHTENFSSLFDVAQAKLEILYGMKNNGTLVLSRDNKYYDYLSSRANRNVISFGKDKNAEVCLLNLIRNDESSVISALSSVVPTPSSVIPVLDYLDPENLIANEHIRRLYNKDWIPASRAGMTSNRVANRLSLKIRLSDNQTINCNLRVQGEHFAYSALAVAAVVQSLGLDLSKLPLALKNFSVAKGRGNIHKVKYNRKYIHLIDDSYNASPASMKTAIKTLSTYSNQRKVALLGDMLELGDESIEFHTDLVKIITGNNIDKVYTVGKFMLELHELLPDNMRGAHFNDSNQLKSNLADIIQNNDAILVKGSRGMKMDLIVQEFIIEY; this is translated from the coding sequence ATGTTTAAATGGAGCACAAATAATATCATTGATGCAACTGGCGGAAGAGACGTAAATGGTTGTAATTGGATACATAGCTCAAATATTTCAACGGACACAAGAAGCATAAAAAAAGGTGATTTATTTATTGCACTCAAGGGAAGGAATTTTGATGGCCATAATTTTTTGCATGAAGCGTTTTTAAAAGGGGCTGTCGCTGCAATAGTAAGTGAGGGTAAATATAAAAATTTCCCTCTCATTATTGTACAAGATACCCTGAAAGCTTTGCACGATATGGCATCATACTACATTAGAAATGTTCTTATTGACGCTAAAGTTATTGCAGTTACAGGCAGTGTCGGAAAAACCACTACAAAGGATATGCTGCACACTGTTTTATCGCAATATGGAGTGTCCCATGCAAACGAAGGTAACTTAAATAATAATATAGGATTGCCTTTGACAATTCTAAAAGCTCCAAAAAACTGCCAGTACTTAATTCTTGAAATGGGAATGAATAAAGCTGGTGAAATAAAAAAATTATCAAAGATTAGTAATCCGAATATTGCAGTTATTACCAACATCGAACCTGCACATACTGAAAATTTTTCATCACTATTTGACGTTGCACAAGCGAAGTTAGAAATTCTGTATGGTATGAAAAATAACGGTACTTTGGTTTTAAGCAGAGATAATAAGTATTATGATTATCTCTCATCACGCGCCAATAGAAATGTAATAAGCTTCGGTAAAGATAAAAATGCTGAAGTTTGTTTACTAAACTTAATAAGAAACGATGAATCTTCTGTCATTTCAGCACTATCTTCTGTCGTTCCAACACCCTCCTCTGTCATCCCAGTGCTTGACTACTTGGATCCAGAAAATTTAATTGCAAATGAGCATATCAGACGGTTGTATAATAAAGACTGGATTCCAGCGTCACGCGCTGGAATGACATCAAACCGAGTTGCTAATAGATTAAGTTTAAAAATCAGGCTGAGTGATAATCAAACTATAAACTGTAATTTACGTGTACAAGGTGAGCATTTTGCATACTCTGCATTAGCTGTTGCAGCGGTTGTGCAAAGCCTCGGACTTGATTTATCAAAATTACCACTTGCACTTAAGAATTTTAGTGTAGCGAAAGGTAGAGGCAATATTCATAAGGTCAAATATAATAGAAAATATATACATTTAATTGATGACTCCTATAACGCCAGCCCTGCTTCGATGAAAACTGCAATAAAAACTTTGAGTACATATTCTAATCAGAGAAAAGTAGCTTTGCTTGGTGATATGTTGGAACTTGGTGATGAAAGCATAGAGTTTCATACAGATTTGGTTAAGATTATCACAGGAAATAATATAGATAAAGTTTATACAGTTGGTAAATTTATGTTAGAATTGCATGAGCTTTTGCCAGATAATATGAGAGGCGCACATTTTAATGATTCTAATCAATTGAAAAGTAATTTAGCTGACATTATTCAGAATAATGACGCAATTCTAGTTAAAGGCTCACGAGGAATGAAAATGGACCTTATTGTACAAGAATTCATAATAGAGTATTAA
- a CDS encoding NuoB/complex I 20 kDa subunit family protein, with protein MTNQILSNDDWGRYKKEGFLVTKFGDLTDYVMNWARSGSLWPMTFGLACCAVEMMHTASSRYDLDRYGIMFRASPRQSDVMIVAGTLTNKMAAALRKVYDQMADPKYVISMGSCANGGGYYHYSYSVVRGCDRIVPVDVYVPGCPPTAEALLYGMLCLQNKIKRTQNIKHG; from the coding sequence ATGACAAATCAAATTCTATCTAATGATGACTGGGGTCGTTATAAAAAAGAAGGGTTTCTTGTCACTAAATTTGGTGATTTAACAGATTATGTAATGAATTGGGCAAGATCTGGCTCATTGTGGCCAATGACATTTGGTCTTGCATGTTGCGCAGTTGAGATGATGCATACCGCATCTAGCCGTTATGATCTTGATAGATATGGTATAATGTTCCGTGCAAGCCCACGTCAATCAGATGTGATGATTGTTGCTGGCACACTAACTAATAAAATGGCAGCAGCATTGCGCAAGGTTTATGATCAAATGGCAGACCCGAAGTATGTTATTTCCATGGGAAGTTGTGCAAATGGTGGTGGTTATTACCATTACTCTTATTCAGTAGTCCGAGGCTGTGATAGAATTGTGCCGGTTGACGTGTATGTCCCTGGATGTCCACCAACTGCTGAGGCGTTGCTATATGGAATGCTATGCCTACAAAACAAAATAAAACGAACTCAGAATATAAAGCATGGATAA
- a CDS encoding NADH-quinone oxidoreductase subunit C: MDKTAKHIQKKTKCECIQKDDGIIIIYSTLDEIEKHLSFLRDDEKCRFELLVDIFGVDYPNREKRFELIYNLLSIVHNIRVHIKLQLCESDMPPSVAKIFSTALWFEREVFDMYGIEFSDHPDLRRILTDYGFKGHPMLKDFPLTGYEEVRYDIETKKVVYNPIDLPQDFRMFDSLSPWEGKK; the protein is encoded by the coding sequence ATGGATAAAACTGCAAAGCATATACAAAAAAAGACCAAGTGCGAGTGCATTCAAAAAGATGATGGCATTATTATAATATATTCAACTTTAGATGAAATTGAAAAGCACCTATCCTTTCTACGTGATGATGAAAAGTGTAGGTTTGAATTGTTAGTTGATATTTTTGGAGTTGACTATCCAAATAGAGAGAAGCGTTTCGAGCTAATATACAATCTGCTCAGCATTGTGCATAATATTAGAGTACACATAAAGCTTCAGTTATGTGAAAGCGACATGCCTCCAAGTGTAGCGAAGATATTTAGTACGGCTTTGTGGTTTGAGCGTGAAGTGTTTGATATGTATGGAATAGAGTTTTCTGATCACCCTGATTTGCGTAGGATTCTAACAGACTATGGATTCAAAGGTCATCCAATGTTAAAAGATTTCCCTCTCACTGGTTATGAGGAAGTAAGATATGATATAGAGACAAAAAAGGTTGTATATAATCCTATAGATTTACCGCAAGATTTTCGTATGTTTGACAGCCTATCGCCTTGGGAAGGTAAAAAGTGA
- a CDS encoding NADH-quinone oxidoreductase subunit A: MSEYLTIVIFICVSIIVSFVLGILPMFLAVSKPDSEKLSTYECGFNPLSSARKNFDIKFYLVSILFIIFDLEIAFLFPWAVSLSKISYGGFWSMMVFLAILTIGFIYEWCKGALEWE; encoded by the coding sequence ATGAGCGAATATTTAACCATAGTAATCTTTATCTGCGTATCAATTATAGTATCTTTTGTTTTAGGTATATTGCCTATGTTTCTTGCAGTGAGTAAGCCAGATAGTGAAAAACTTTCCACATATGAGTGTGGCTTCAACCCACTATCCAGTGCAAGAAAAAATTTTGACATTAAATTTTACCTAGTTTCAATATTATTTATAATATTTGACTTAGAAATTGCTTTTCTTTTTCCTTGGGCTGTTTCTTTATCTAAGATAAGCTATGGTGGATTTTGGTCTATGATGGTATTCCTTGCAATACTCACTATAGGCTTTATCTATGAATGGTGTAAAGGTGCATTAGAGTGGGAGTAG
- a CDS encoding HIT domain-containing protein, whose protein sequence is MSNEVYDSNNIFAQILRDELPCEKVHENENVLAFRDKYPDAPVHILAIPKNQYVSYDDFILKASEEEIISFFKTVREIAHKYNLEKTGYRLVTNYGENGEQVVSHFHVHILGGKKLGKHVNS, encoded by the coding sequence ATGAGCAATGAAGTTTATGATAGCAATAACATCTTTGCTCAAATATTAAGAGATGAGTTACCTTGTGAGAAGGTACATGAAAATGAAAATGTACTAGCTTTTCGCGATAAGTACCCTGATGCACCAGTTCACATTTTAGCCATACCCAAAAATCAATATGTTTCATACGATGATTTTATTCTAAAAGCTTCTGAAGAGGAGATAATAAGTTTTTTCAAAACTGTAAGAGAGATAGCACATAAATATAATCTAGAAAAAACAGGGTATAGGTTAGTCACTAACTACGGTGAAAATGGAGAGCAGGTTGTATCACATTTTCACGTGCATATTTTAGGTGGTAAAAAGTTAGGAAAGCATGTAAATTCATAG